TTTAGCCAGCACCCGCACGCGTCCGTGGCTTTCGCTAAACAGATCTAACAGCAGACTGGTTTCGCTGTAAGGGCGTCCATGCAGGACAAACGCGCGTTGCCAGCCTTCCATTCAGGAGTTACAGATCGTCAGTATAGCCCAGGCTGCGCAGCGCACGTTCGTCATCCGCCCAGCCAGACTTCACTTTAACCCACAGTTCAAGGTGTACTTTCGCCTCAAACATATCTTCCATATCTTTACGCGCTTCAATACCGATGGTTTTGATTTTGGAACCCTGGTTACCGATCACCATTTTCTTCTGGCCTTCACGTTCCACCAGAATCAGACCATTGATATCATAGCCGCCACGCTCATTCGTGATAAAGCGCTCAATCTCCACGGTAACCGAATAGGGCAGCTCAGCACCAAGGAAACGCATCAGTTTCTCACGGATAATTTCCGAGGCCATAAAGCGCTGTGAACGGTCAGTAATGTAATCTTCCGGGAAATGGTGATCGGCCACCGGCAGACGCTTACGCACGATGCTGGCAATGGTATCAACATTTTTGCCGGTTTCCGCTGAGATCGGCACCATATCCATAAAGTCCATCTGCTGGCTGAGGAACTGCATATGCGGCAGCAGGATGCTTTTATCCGTGACGTTATCCACTTTATTGATCGCCAGGATCACCGGCACGCGGTTATCCTTCAGCTTATTCAGCACCATTTCATCGTCGGCGGTCCAGCGCGTGCCTTCAACCACAAAGATTACCAGCTCAACATCACCAATCGAGCTACTGGCTGCGCGGTTCATCAGGCGGTTAATGGCGCGCTTCTCTTCCATATGCAAGCCCGGGGTGTCGACGTAGATCGCCTGATACTCCCCTTCGGTATGGATACCCATAATGCGGTGACGGGTAGTTTGCGGTTTACGCGAGGTGATGGAAATCTTCTGCCCCAGTAACTGGTTCAGCAGCGTAGATTTACCAACGTTTGGGCGGCCTACAATAGCAATAAAGCCGCAATGAGTCTGTTGTTCGGTCATTCGAGTCCTGAGTTAATCAGCGCCTGTCACAGTGCTGATTGTAATGTGTTATTCACTTATTCAAGTCCAAGCTTGATCAGCGCCTGTTCGGCCGCTGCCTGTTCAGCCTTGCGACGGCTTGAACCGGTGCCCACCACCGGTTCCGCCATACCGCTTACCTGGCAGTGAATAGTAAATTCCTGGTCATGCGCTTCACCACGCACCTGCACCACCAGATAGGAGGGCAGCGGCAAGTGGCGACCCTGCAGATACTCCTGCAGACGCGTTTTTGGATCTTTCTGTTTGTCGCCCGGGCTGATGTCATCAAGGCGCGACTGATACCAGTTGAGGATCAGTTGTTCGACGGTCTGAATATTGCTATCCAGGAACACGCCGCCAATCAGCGCTTCGACGGTATCGGCCAGAATTGACTCACGGCGATAACCGCCGCTTTTTAGTTCTCCCGGCCCCAGACGCAAACACTCACCGAGATCGAACTCACGCGCCATCTCCGCCAGCGTGTTGCCGCGTACCAGCGTGGCGCGCATGCGACTCATATCACCTTCATCCACCCGCGGGAAGCGGTGGTAAAGGGCATTCGCAATCACATAACTAAGAATAGAGTCGCCAAGGAATTCGAGCCGCTCATTATGCTTGCTGCTGGCACTACGATGGGTTAATGCCTGCTGCAATAATTCCTGATGAGTAAAAGTGTAGCCCAGCTTTTGCTGCAGCCTGTTAATTACGATGGGGTTCATGCGTTACCAATTTCAAGAATGCGTCAATTATTCTGCACACGGAACAGGGCTGACTTAAAAACCAACACTAAACAGTTTCGTTTGCAGTGGCTTCCCGCAGGAAGCCAACCTTTGGATATATGATATTGCCCGCATCACTGCGGGCGACAATCAATGAATTCCACCAATACGGCTCAGACGAACGCCGGTCGGCCACTCATTTTCCTGCTTCTCAAAGCTCATCCAGATAGTGGTCGCTTTACCAACCAGATTTCTCTCCGGTACAAAGCCCCAGTAACGGCTGTCAGCACTGTTATCACGGTTGTCGCCCATCATAAAGTACTGACCTTGCGGCACCACCCATGTTGACTGCGGCTGACCTGGCTGACGATAGTACATGCCTGGCTGGCTCTGCGCTTCGGTGACCATCAGAATACGATGAGTCACATCGCCCAGCGTTTCATTACGGGTTGCCAGACGCAGGCCGCCCTTCATCGATTCGCCCTGCGGCACCTGGAAGAAACCGTTACCAGATTCATTGCCGGCAAAGCCGCTAAAGGTCTGGATAAAGTCGCTTGCCTGCACATCGGAATAGGTCACCGGCAACGCCGTGTTGCATGACTGGCCGCTTTCACAAGCCGGGTTGATCGTGACCGTTTTGCTTTCCGGATCGTAACTCACCCGATCGCCCGGTAACCCTACCACGCGTTTAATATAATCCAGACTCGGATCTTTCGGATATTTAAACACCGCAATATCGCCACGTTTCGGATGTCCGGTAGGGATCAGCGTCGTCTGAGTGATCGGATCCTTAATACCATAGGCGAATTTCTCCACCAGGATAAAGTCACCGATCAACAAAGTTGGCATCATCGAGCCGGAAGGAATCTGAAATGGCTCGTACACAAATGAACGCACGATAAATACCACCGCCAGCACCGGGAACACCGATGCGGCCGTTTCGACCCAACCCGGCTGTTTAGCCACTTTTGCCAGTGTTTTCTCATCGACGGCATTGCCGGTCTGCGCGCGCACTTCGGCCAGTTTCGCACGGCGTGCGGGCGCCAGTTTGAACTTATCAAGACACCAGACGATGCCGGTCACCACTGTCGCGATAAACAGGATCAGGGCGAAGGTATTAGCCATTAAACGATTTCCTTATTTGCTGTCTTTGCCAACATGCAGAATGGCAAGGAACGCTTCCTGCGGCAGCTCAACGTTACCGACCTGCTTCATACGTTTCTTACCATCTTTCTGTTTCTGCAACAGTTTTTTCTTACGGCTGACGTCACCGCCATAACACTTGGCCAGAACGTTTTTACGCAGCTGCTTGACGGTTGAACGGGCAATAATATGGTTGCCAATTGCCGCCTGAATCGCGATATCGAACTGCTGACGTGGAATCAGATCTTTCATCTTTTCCACCAGATCGCGACCACGATACTGCGAGTTATCACGGTGAGTGATCAGCGCCAGCGCATCAACACGCTCGGCGTTAATCAGAACATCAACACGTACCATGTCAGAGGTCTGAAAACGTTTAAAGTTATAATCCAGCGACGCATAACCGCGTGAAGTTGACTTCAGACGGTCGAAGAAGTCGAGAACCACTTCAGCCATCGGAATTTCATAAGTCAGCGCCA
This is a stretch of genomic DNA from Winslowiella toletana. It encodes these proteins:
- the rnc gene encoding ribonuclease III, whose protein sequence is MNPIVINRLQQKLGYTFTHQELLQQALTHRSASSKHNERLEFLGDSILSYVIANALYHRFPRVDEGDMSRMRATLVRGNTLAEMAREFDLGECLRLGPGELKSGGYRRESILADTVEALIGGVFLDSNIQTVEQLILNWYQSRLDDISPGDKQKDPKTRLQEYLQGRHLPLPSYLVVQVRGEAHDQEFTIHCQVSGMAEPVVGTGSSRRKAEQAAAEQALIKLGLE
- the era gene encoding GTPase Era, with translation MTEQQTHCGFIAIVGRPNVGKSTLLNQLLGQKISITSRKPQTTRHRIMGIHTEGEYQAIYVDTPGLHMEEKRAINRLMNRAASSSIGDVELVIFVVEGTRWTADDEMVLNKLKDNRVPVILAINKVDNVTDKSILLPHMQFLSQQMDFMDMVPISAETGKNVDTIASIVRKRLPVADHHFPEDYITDRSQRFMASEIIREKLMRFLGAELPYSVTVEIERFITNERGGYDINGLILVEREGQKKMVIGNQGSKIKTIGIEARKDMEDMFEAKVHLELWVKVKSGWADDERALRSLGYTDDL
- the lepB gene encoding signal peptidase I produces the protein MANTFALILFIATVVTGIVWCLDKFKLAPARRAKLAEVRAQTGNAVDEKTLAKVAKQPGWVETAASVFPVLAVVFIVRSFVYEPFQIPSGSMMPTLLIGDFILVEKFAYGIKDPITQTTLIPTGHPKRGDIAVFKYPKDPSLDYIKRVVGLPGDRVSYDPESKTVTINPACESGQSCNTALPVTYSDVQASDFIQTFSGFAGNESGNGFFQVPQGESMKGGLRLATRNETLGDVTHRILMVTEAQSQPGMYYRQPGQPQSTWVVPQGQYFMMGDNRDNSADSRYWGFVPERNLVGKATTIWMSFEKQENEWPTGVRLSRIGGIH